In Pseudomonas leptonychotis, the genomic stretch ATGGCCGAAAAGACCGGCTGCTGGATCATTGCCGAGGGTGTGGAAACTGAGGCCGAGCTGGACTTCGCCCTGGAGTGCGGCGCGCGCTATGTACAGGGTTATCTGTTTGCCAAACCTGAAGAGCGCTTTTTCAACAGCAATGCATTCGTCAACCGTTTTGCCCAGCTGCGCGATCATTACGTGCAACAAAAACTCGCCGAACGTGCGCGTTTGATGACCTTGCGCCAGCAGCTGGGCGAACTGATGAACAGCTTCAAGGATTGGATCGAAAACGGTGCGCACGCTGACCAGCAGCCGCAGCCACACACCTCGCCTTGGTTGCTGCGCATCTTCCAATGCGACCGATACGGCACCCAGCTGACCGCCAACCTAGAGTGGCGCGAGCCACATTGGCACAGCGATGCACGCTATGTCGGGCATAACTGGTCATGGCGGCCGTACTTCTATCAGCTGTTAGCCGAAGGCTGGGAAGAACGTCGGTTGATTCTCTCCAGCACCTACCGCGATGCCACCACCAACCAGTACTGCATGACCGCAGGACAATTTATCGACAATGGTAAAAAGCTGTTGTTGATCGATATCGACGCCGCCGGGTTTTAGCTGCACAGCGTATAAGCCGCCCTCTACGCCTTGCATCATCGGCATATAACCCCGAAGCTAGTTGGCTATAGCCAGGTAACGGCGAGGATATACCTTGGATTGGCAAACCCTGCTCAACCGTGAACGGCTCGGCAAGCCGACGCACAGCGTCGCCGAACTGGGCCGCACACCGTTTCATAAAGACCATGACCGCATCATCTTCTCGGGTGCCTTCCGCCGCCTGGGGCGCAAGACCCAGGTGCATCCGGTTTCCAGCAACGACCATATCCACACCCGCCTGACCCATTCGTTGGAGGTCAGTTGTGTGGGCCGGTCCCTGGGCATGCGTGTGGGGGAAATGATCCGTGATGCGCTGCCCGATTGGTGCGAGCCAAGTGACATGGGCATGGTTGTACAGTCTGCCTGCCTGGCTCACGACATCGGTAACCCGCCCTTCGGTCACTCCGGCGAAGATGCCATCCGCCATTGGTTTCAGCAGGCTGCCGGGCGTGGCTGGCTGGACTCGATGAGCGCGGCCGAGCGCGGCGACTTCCTTAGCTTCGAGGGTAACGCTCAGGGTTTTCGCGTACTCACCCAACTGGAATACCACCAGTTCGACGGCGGCACACGGCTGACCTACGCCACACTCGGCACTTACCTGAAATACCCCTGGACGGCGCGCCATGCCGAAGCCCTGGGTTACAAAAAACACAAGTTCGGCTGCTACCAGAACGAGTTGCCGCTGCTGGAGCAGATCGCCGGCAAACTGGGATTGCCGCAACTGGAAGAACAGCGCTGGGCGCGTCACCCGCTGGTGTATCTGATGGAAGCCGCAGATGACATCTGCTACGGCCTGATCGACCTGGAAGACGGCCTGGAAATGGAGCTGCTTGAATACAGCGAAGTCGAAGCACTGCTGCTCAATCTGGTCGGCGATGACCTACCGGAAACATACCGTCAATTGGGCCCGGACGATTCCAAGCGGCGCAAATTGGCGATTCTGCGCGGTAAAGCCATCGAACACCTGACCAATGCCGCCGCCGAGGCTTTTGTCGAACAGCAGGACGCCCTGCTCGCCGGCACGCTGCAAGGCGATCTGGTTGAGCATATGCATGGCCCAGCCAAACAGTGCGTGCAGAGCGCAAAAGACATGGCACGCCAGAAAATTTTCCAGGACAAACGCAAAACCCTGCACGAGATTGGCGCTTACACCACCTTGGAAATCCTCCTCAATGCCTTCTGCGGCGCTGCGCTGGAACAGCATGGTGGCCGTA encodes the following:
- a CDS encoding EAL domain-containing protein, producing the protein MFDGQPLAVFQPFIDTATGRIAGVEALARLRRDDGRLHSAGPLFNDPKTPLTPLRRLDREVREQALARFHEAPPDWFLSLNISPRWISRLRPEQALPSLKQLERSGIDPTRIVFEITELGGASSRLPGVVERYRQAGARIAIDDFGAGYSQLDRVLALQPDILKLDMRLFQQAARGGPSSEVVKALAQMAEKTGCWIIAEGVETEAELDFALECGARYVQGYLFAKPEERFFNSNAFVNRFAQLRDHYVQQKLAERARLMTLRQQLGELMNSFKDWIENGAHADQQPQPHTSPWLLRIFQCDRYGTQLTANLEWREPHWHSDARYVGHNWSWRPYFYQLLAEGWEERRLILSSTYRDATTNQYCMTAGQFIDNGKKLLLIDIDAAGF
- a CDS encoding deoxyguanosinetriphosphate triphosphohydrolase, giving the protein MDWQTLLNRERLGKPTHSVAELGRTPFHKDHDRIIFSGAFRRLGRKTQVHPVSSNDHIHTRLTHSLEVSCVGRSLGMRVGEMIRDALPDWCEPSDMGMVVQSACLAHDIGNPPFGHSGEDAIRHWFQQAAGRGWLDSMSAAERGDFLSFEGNAQGFRVLTQLEYHQFDGGTRLTYATLGTYLKYPWTARHAEALGYKKHKFGCYQNELPLLEQIAGKLGLPQLEEQRWARHPLVYLMEAADDICYGLIDLEDGLEMELLEYSEVEALLLNLVGDDLPETYRQLGPDDSKRRKLAILRGKAIEHLTNAAAEAFVEQQDALLAGTLQGDLVEHMHGPAKQCVQSAKDMARQKIFQDKRKTLHEIGAYTTLEILLNAFCGAALEQHGGRTPSFKNRRILDLLGNNAPDPSWPLYTSFLRMIDFIAGMTDSYATEMAREMTGRSSPV